CGCCATGCCGACGATCCAGTCGCTGATGACCCGCCACGTCTCCGAATCGGAGCAGGGTCAGCTCCAGGGCGCCAACATGAGCCTTGCCAGCATCGCCGGCGTGCTGTCGCCGCTCTTCTTCGGCTGGGTCTATTCCCAGTCGGTATGGGAGGGAGCGCCACGCTGGCTGTCCGGGCTGTCGCTGCTGATTGCGGCGGGGGTTCTGCTCGGCGCGGCCGTGCTTGGCTGGTGGGTCGCCCGCCAGGCGGGACGCTTCGAGAGCGTCCAGCGATCCGCGGAAACTGCTTAGGGCCTGTCGGTCCTGAGCGAAGCGGCGCGCGTGGCCCCCTGCGGCGTCAACACCGGAACGAAGACGCGCCGGGAAGCGCGCTGCGCCATCGGAACGCCTTGGTAAAGCCGCTTCTGCGCTTCGACGACGATGACGCCGGAGAAAATCGGCCAGAAACGGCGTCCCGCGCGCTCCAGAATGTTGTGGAAGCGCATCATGAAGCGCCGCTTCGACGGCGGAAAGAAGAGTGCGTCAGCCCAGGCGGACGGGGTGAAGTTGGTCTCGCGCAAGAGATCGGTGAGCTGACCGCGCGAGAATGGGCGGCCCGTTCCGAACGGGGTGTGCTCGAAACGCGCCCACACGCCCCGGCGATTCGGGACGACGATGACGACGCGGCCGGCCGGCGACAGCACGCGCCAGATCTCCTTCAGAGTCTCGCGCGGGTTTTCGGCGTGCTCCAGCGCGTGGACCACGAGCATGCGGTCGATGGAGGCGTCGACCAGCGGCAGTTCCTCGTCGAAGACGAGCGCTGTGGCGGACGGACCGCCTGCCGGCCAGATCACCGCGCCCTGGGTTGCCGGCATGAAGGCGAACACGCGGTCTGCGTCGGCGCCGAAACGATCGAGCCAGGGCAACGAATAGCCGAGACCCACGAGACGCTCGTTCGGCAGCTTCGCCCAGACGGCCGAAAGCGCCATGGTGATCGACCGCTCCGCCAACCGGCCTAGAACGGAGCTGTAGAAGGAGCGCAGCATGACGACGTCGGAATTCATACGCAGGAAGCTAGAGCAAGATGCATGCGGATTGAAGCGCTCCGCGTGCAGCCCGGCTTCGGCTGCGACCGTTTGCGCGGCCCCACAGGGTGACAGCACACACCCGCAGCCCTATGTTCCGGCCAGAATCCGGAGGCTCCCATGACTATCCAAATCGACCAGTTCCCCTGCCGCGCGGACAATTTCGGCGTGCTCATCCACGACAGCGCAAGTGGGGAAACCGCTCTGATCGACGCCCCCGAAGAGACGGCCATCCTCGAGGCGATCAAGCGGACCGGCTGGAAGCCGAGCGTGCTCTTCATCACCCACCACCATGCCGACCACGTCGAAGCCAATCTGTCGCTCAAGCAGAAATTCGATCTGAAGATCATCGGCCCGAAGGCCGAGGCGTCGAAGATCCCCGGCATCGACCAGACGGTGGCGGAAGGCGACGTGCTGACGTTCGGCGGCGAAGAGGTGCGCGTCATCGAGACGCCCGGCCACACGGCGGGACACGTCTCCTACTACTTGCCCAAATCGGGCGTGGCGTTTACCGCGGACACGCTGTTTGCCCTCGGCTGCGGACGCCTGTTCGAGGCGCCTGCGCCGGTCATGTACGAATCGCTGAAGAAGCTCGCCGCGCTGCCGCCGGAAACCCAGGTCTATTGCGGCCACGAATACACGCTCTCCAACGCGCGGTTCGCGCTGACGGTCGACCCGACCAACCCGAAGCTCAAGGCGCGCGCGGAAAAGATCGAGAAGCTGCGCGCGGAGGGGAAGGCGACGCTGCCGACGAGCATCGGCGAAGAACTGGAGACCAACCCCTTCCTGCGCTGGGACGATGCTGCGATCCGCAAGAATCTCGGCATGGAAAATGCCTCTGACGCCGAGGTTTTTACCGAAATCCGCAAGCGGAAGGATAATTTTTGAGTAAATCGGCCGGCATTTTGATCGAATGCGGGGGGCGATTCAGAGGCTCACGCCCAATTCGGCCAGCCGCTTGACCGCGCTTGGCGGCATCGGCGGCGGGTTCTGCGACCGCGCCGCCTCAATGAGGAGTTGGTCGCAGGCGGCTTCCGTCTCGGAAATCAGGCGGTTGATGAACTCTTCGCGGCCAAGGCCCGGCTCTATCGGTTTCAGGAAGCGCGCCTTGATCGTGCCGGGATAGCGCAGGAATTTCCGCCGCGGCCAATAAAGCCCGGCGACGTGGGCAACCGGCACCACCGGAACGCCGAGCTGGCAGTAGAGCTCCACGATGCCCCATTTGTAGGCCGGTTCAGCCCCCGGCGAGCGGCGCGTGCCTTCGGGATAGATGATCAGCTGGCGCGGGTTGCGCGCCATCTCGGCCTTGGTCGCCGCCACCACCGCCTTCAGGGCCTTGGACCGGCTGCCTCGGTCGACCGGGATCATGCGCATCTTCATGATGTACCAGCCGAAGAACGGGATCCACTGGAGTTCGCGCTTCAGGATGTAGAGAGGGTCGTCCAGATACGGGAAGAAGGCGATCGCGTCCCAGAAGGACTGGTGTTTGGGCGCGAGGATGAATGAGCCCTCCGGCAGGTTCTCTGCGCCAGTGATCTCGCTCCTGGTCCCGGCGATCTTCTCGTACAGCCAAGCGCTGCTGCGCGCCCAGAACTTCGGCACGAACCACGCCATGTGGCGCGGCGCCAGGAAGTAGAACGGCGTCCAGAAGAGCATCTGAAGGATCAGGCTGGCGTAGAAGGCCAGATTGAATGCCAGCGATCGAATGGCGAGCATGGATGGGCCTGCGGCTGATATGACGGCCGCTCGTTACACCATTGTGCCGGAGAAAGAAAAGCAGCTTCGCCGGCAGAGGATCAGCCGCTGGTCGGAGCCGCATCGACCATTTCCAGCGTTTGCGCCGGCGGCTCGGCCGGGATCACGCCGCGAGCAAGGGCGGCGAGGTACTTCGTGTATTCCGTGAACAGGACCCGCAGCACTTCTCTGCTCGTGAGCCAGCTGCCGCTGCCGACGCCCTTGTTGACGACGGGGTAGGGAACGAAATCGATCGCTCCGACCACGCGCTTCATCTCCAGCATCGTGCGCGGCATGTGATAGTTGTTGGTGACCAGGATCGCGCTGGCATAGGCGTGGTCCTTCAACCATTTGGCGCTTTCCTGCGCGTTGCCGATGGTGTCGAGGGCGGCATAGTCGACGTCGACGCAGCATTTGAACAGCGACTTGTCGCCGCCGGTGGCGGCGCGCAGATCGTCCAGATTGGCGTTCGGATGGACGCCGCTGATCAGCAGGCGTTCGCCCTTTCCCGATTTGAGAAGGCCCACAGCGGCCTCCAGGCGCGACTTGCCGCCGGTCACCACGATGACGGCGTCGGCCGTGCCGGGGTCGCTCGGCGTCGCCAACGAACTCACATAATCGGCAAACAAGCCGAAGCCGGCGGCAAAGACGGCGACGCCTGCCAACAGGCTGAGGACGCCAACGCGAATCGAGCGCATCCAACGGCCCCTGCGGGGCGAAGGCTTGCGTGCAACGACCTCACGCTCTGCGCCAGGGCGGTCCAAATCAGCCATGTCGCGTCCGTCCATCATCTTCAGGCTAGCCCGGAATTTTGCCGGCGCATAGTAGCGCTCTCATCTCGTCAACTGGCATCGTGCTGCCGCGCTTCGATGTCGGTCAGATAGGCGATCACCGTGAGGTGCGACGTCAGTGCGGTGATGCCGGCAACAGCGAGCATGACGAAGGCCACGCCGGCATAGCCGCTCACGCCGATCGAGAAATTGCCGAACAGCGCGGTTGCCTGGTCCGCCTCCGGCGTCGCCATGTTCATCGACGACCACCAGGAAAAGGCAATGAACGTAAATACCGCGGCAATCCCACCCGCGACGGCGCCCTTGGCGCCGGTCAGCAGGAAGTGGCGGCGGAACTGAACCGCGATGAAGCGCGCCTCGGCGCCGACGAAATGCAGCACGTCGATGATGTGTCCGGCCCCCGCCATGGCCCCGCGGGTGGCGAATATCACCGTCAACACGGTTGCCGTCAGCATCAGGGCCAGCACCGACATGCCGATGGTGACCATGGTGCGCGCCATGGCGATCAGCCGATCCACCCAGGTGCGGTGATCGTCGAGCGTGGCGGTCGGCAGTTCCGGCGCCAGCCATGTCCGCATCGCGGTGAAGTCGGGCGGGCTTGCCTGGTCGATGGTGATGATGACCAGACGCGGTATCGGCAGCTGGTTGAAGTCGATGTTGGATCCAAGCCAGGGCTCGAGCAGCCTCGCGGTCGCCTTCTGGTCGACGATGCGCACGCCGGTGACGCCCGGGAAGCCGGACGCAATGTCGGCCGCCTTGACGAGGGCTGCGTCCATGTCGAGGCCCTCGGCCGGCTTGATCTGGATGGTGGCCTCGCGGGAGATCTGGGTCTGCCAGTCCGCCGCGGTGTCGCGGATCATGGTTACCGCGCCGAGCGTCAAGCACGAGAGGAAGGTCATGATCGCGATGACCAGCACCAGCGCCTGACCGGCCATGCTCTGGTCGGGGATGATCGAGGCCGGCTTGCGGTGTGCACGCTGGGCGGTCTGAGCGCGCGGTATCTCGGCCGGGACATCAGTCATAGATGTCCAGCCTTCCGGCGGTCAGGATCATGCGGCGCGCGTCGACCTGCTCCATCAAGTGCAGGTCGTGGGTGGCGATCACCACCGCCGTGCCCAGCCGGTTCATCTCGATGAACAGCCGCAGCAGACGGCGCGCCAGGGGCGGATCCACATTGCCGGTGGGCTCGTCCGCCAGCAGGATCTCGGGCTGCTCGATGAGGGCGCGGGCGATCGCCACGCGCTGCTTCTCGCCGCCCGAGAGCACCGGCGGCAGCACATGCATGCGGTCGCCGAGGCCCACCCATTTGAGCAGTTCGGACACGTCGTGACGGTAGCTCGATTCCTCGCGCCCGCGCACGCGCAGGGGCAGGGCGACGTTGTCGAAGGTCGACATGTGGTCGAGCAGTCGGAAATCCTGGAACACGATGCCGATGCGGCGGCGCAGAAGGGGCAGTTCCTGCCGTGTGATGCGCGAGCGGTCCTTTCCGAACATGTTGATGAGGCCGCGCGTCGGCTTCAGGGACATGAAGAGGAGCCGGAGAAGCGAAGTCTTGCCGGCGCCCGAGGGACCGCTCAGGAACTGGAACGAGCGCTCCGGAAGGTCGAAGGAGATGTCACGCAGGATCTCCGGTCCCAAACCGTAGCGCAGGCCGACATTCTCGAACCGGATCACTCTGTCCTACACCCTTTGGATTTTCGGCGCATGGCGCCCATCGAACGACATTTGGGCCAGCATGGTTAACCGAGCGTTAATTTTCGCGGCCGCGCTCCACCCGGTCGGTAAGCGTTAACCAATTTCCTTTACCACCGCCTGGCACCGAGGCCAAAAAGGATGACGCGGCCCGCATGGCTGATTCCGGCAGCGCACGCTCCGTTTCCGGCGAAATGATGACCGCTGGAGGTGCGACCGCCCGTGGTGCGGACGCCCTGAGCGATGTCATCGACGCCGACTATGTCGAGATTGTGCCGGAACCTCGCATGCCCACGCCGCGCGAGGCCGTTGGCGCAATCTCCTCCTTCAATTCCACC
This portion of the Mesorhizobium shangrilense genome encodes:
- a CDS encoding class I SAM-dependent methyltransferase — protein: MNSDVVMLRSFYSSVLGRLAERSITMALSAVWAKLPNERLVGLGYSLPWLDRFGADADRVFAFMPATQGAVIWPAGGPSATALVFDEELPLVDASIDRMLVVHALEHAENPRETLKEIWRVLSPAGRVVIVVPNRRGVWARFEHTPFGTGRPFSRGQLTDLLRETNFTPSAWADALFFPPSKRRFMMRFHNILERAGRRFWPIFSGVIVVEAQKRLYQGVPMAQRASRRVFVPVLTPQGATRAASLRTDRP
- the gloB gene encoding hydroxyacylglutathione hydrolase translates to MTIQIDQFPCRADNFGVLIHDSASGETALIDAPEETAILEAIKRTGWKPSVLFITHHHADHVEANLSLKQKFDLKIIGPKAEASKIPGIDQTVAEGDVLTFGGEEVRVIETPGHTAGHVSYYLPKSGVAFTADTLFALGCGRLFEAPAPVMYESLKKLAALPPETQVYCGHEYTLSNARFALTVDPTNPKLKARAEKIEKLRAEGKATLPTSIGEELETNPFLRWDDAAIRKNLGMENASDAEVFTEIRKRKDNF
- a CDS encoding lysophospholipid acyltransferase family protein, encoding MLAIRSLAFNLAFYASLILQMLFWTPFYFLAPRHMAWFVPKFWARSSAWLYEKIAGTRSEITGAENLPEGSFILAPKHQSFWDAIAFFPYLDDPLYILKRELQWIPFFGWYIMKMRMIPVDRGSRSKALKAVVAATKAEMARNPRQLIIYPEGTRRSPGAEPAYKWGIVELYCQLGVPVVPVAHVAGLYWPRRKFLRYPGTIKARFLKPIEPGLGREEFINRLISETEAACDQLLIEAARSQNPPPMPPSAVKRLAELGVSL
- a CDS encoding YdcF family protein; the protein is MRSIRVGVLSLLAGVAVFAAGFGLFADYVSSLATPSDPGTADAVIVVTGGKSRLEAAVGLLKSGKGERLLISGVHPNANLDDLRAATGGDKSLFKCCVDVDYAALDTIGNAQESAKWLKDHAYASAILVTNNYHMPRTMLEMKRVVGAIDFVPYPVVNKGVGSGSWLTSREVLRVLFTEYTKYLAALARGVIPAEPPAQTLEMVDAAPTSG
- a CDS encoding cell division protein FtsX — encoded protein: MTDVPAEIPRAQTAQRAHRKPASIIPDQSMAGQALVLVIAIMTFLSCLTLGAVTMIRDTAADWQTQISREATIQIKPAEGLDMDAALVKAADIASGFPGVTGVRIVDQKATARLLEPWLGSNIDFNQLPIPRLVIITIDQASPPDFTAMRTWLAPELPTATLDDHRTWVDRLIAMARTMVTIGMSVLALMLTATVLTVIFATRGAMAGAGHIIDVLHFVGAEARFIAVQFRRHFLLTGAKGAVAGGIAAVFTFIAFSWWSSMNMATPEADQATALFGNFSIGVSGYAGVAFVMLAVAGITALTSHLTVIAYLTDIEARQHDAS
- the ftsE gene encoding cell division ATP-binding protein FtsE, whose protein sequence is MIRFENVGLRYGLGPEILRDISFDLPERSFQFLSGPSGAGKTSLLRLLFMSLKPTRGLINMFGKDRSRITRQELPLLRRRIGIVFQDFRLLDHMSTFDNVALPLRVRGREESSYRHDVSELLKWVGLGDRMHVLPPVLSGGEKQRVAIARALIEQPEILLADEPTGNVDPPLARRLLRLFIEMNRLGTAVVIATHDLHLMEQVDARRMILTAGRLDIYD